One stretch of Cydia fagiglandana chromosome 18, ilCydFagi1.1, whole genome shotgun sequence DNA includes these proteins:
- the LOC134673490 gene encoding JNK1/MAPK8-associated membrane protein: MSVVRSCPGLYCGRTPLDNGSWSDCGACPRGFRTNASSYCEPCTDVPTLYDWQYLGFMVLLPLVLHWFFIDMVSIGKGKQGILAQHFSAFFEVVSGTLAALLVLPPTGSLALHVCSPTALSDWYTLLHNPQPDYKETLHCTQEAVYPLYTIILLIYAFSLLMTITIRPWLMTYHPPNPGKKAIYCALYFYPILVLIHTVAAGLIYCSFPYIIIIISMMTSASHFSIKLDQSASALLLSSIANPRNLVILIGHWLVHAYGIISLTGLKDLWYLNLVPAPALFYILTAQFTDPMKIHND; the protein is encoded by the exons ATGTCTGTAGTGAGATCGTGCCCAGGGCTGTACTGTGGCCGTACACCGTTGGACAATGGCTCCTGGAGCGACTGCGGGGCATGTCCGCGAGGTTTCCGCACGAACGCGTCGAGTTACTGTGAGCCGTGTACAGATGTACCGACGCTGTATGATTGGCAGTATTTGGGGTTTATGGTGCTGTTGCCGCTGGTGTTGCACTGGTTCTTCATTGATATGGTATCTATAGGCAAAGG GAAGCAAGGTATACTGGCTCAACATTTCTCTGCATTCTTCGAAGTAGTCTCTGGCACGCTAGCGGCCTTGCTCGTCCTGCCACCAACCGGCAGCTTGGCATTACATGTGTGTTCTCCGACGGCACTGTCGGACTGGTACACATTGCTGCATAACCCGCAGCCAGACTATAAGGAGACGTTGCATTGTACACAGGAAGCGGTATATCCTCT GTACACAATAATACTGCTGATCTACGCCTTCAGCTTACTAATGACGATCACCATAAGACCGTGGTTGATGACGTACCATCCCCCGAACCCCGGAAAGAAGGCCATATACTGCGCTCTGTACTTCTATCCTATATTGGTCCTTATTCATACTGTTGCTGCTGGACTTATTT ACTGTTCATTCCCCtacataatcataataatatcaATGATGACCTCAGCCTCCCACTTCTCCATCAAGCTCGACCAATCAGCGTCAGCCTTACTCCTGTCTTCAATAGCCAATCCGAGGAACTTAGTGATCCTGATCGGCCATTGGCTAGTCCATGCGTACGGCATCATATCTCTCACTGGGTTGAAGGATCTGTGGTATCTGAACCTAGTGCCGGCCCCGGCGTTGTTTTACATACTTACGGCGCAGTTCACTGACCCGATGAAGATACATAATGATTGA
- the LOC134673488 gene encoding UDP-glucosyltransferase 2-like yields MLNCCHQDTYSSLSFRSQRLASVVTYKLCVLESTMALKSLSAVLLLLCMGHAVQSANILALFSSLSFSDHLVFRGYVSLLAQKGHSIVLMTPYPGQFTYPDSERIIELDVGGESAVHWQEFTHLITSTDDYFSKLRQFNEFSLKLAITQIKSKQMQALLINPNIKFDLVITEADVPFLYAVAEKYKAPHVSITTSSGKLHQHEAKGNPIHPMLYLDVNTLNNGNLSIWQKFSELYRHVKTKHEFYNHYLPLSHVAAEKLLDLKRDLQEVEYDIDLLLVAANPIVAGNRPTVPAVIYGDRMHIKPGLVLPQNLQSLLDAATKGVIYFSLGAIEESENLSKDTLQTLADAFRELPFTVLWKIGNTTSFNKPNNVIAEAWFPQQEILAHPNVKAFITHGGPRSLEEAIYYKVPVVGFPTIRGRKVFIGQLTKFGAGEILDPYYLDKETVKATVSVVATDQKYKKAITDIKEVTEDPVISGPENAVWWTEYVLRHNGAKHLRSPAVGVSFIRYYMLDVIAFLLALAALYLYLSFVMLRFIVRRLCLRFSARRELGGKFKAL; encoded by the exons ATGCTAAATTGTTGTCACCAAGATACCTACAGCAGTCTTTCTTTTCGGTCTCAGCGTCTGGCCAGTGTGGTCACGTATAAGCTGTGCGTTCTCGAATCAACCATGGCTTTAAAAAGCCTAAGTGCGGTGCTGCTGCTCCTATGCATGGGTCATGCAGTGCAAAGTGCAAATATCCTCGCATTGTTTTCTTCCTTATCGTTTTCTGATCATTTAGTCTTCCGCGGATATGTTTCTTTGCTCGCTCAGAAAGGACACTCGATCGTATTGATGACGCCATATCCAGGACAGTTCACATATCCAGACTCGGAGAGGATTATTGAATTAGACGTTGGAGGGGAGTCTGCGGTTCACTGGCAGGAATTCACACACCTCATCACTAGCACTGATGACTATTTTTCCAAGTTGAGACAATTCAATGAGTTCTCTCTCAAATTGgccatcactcaaatcaaatcTAAGCAAATGCAAGCGCTTCTAATTAACCCGAACATCAAATTCGATTTGGTTATTACTGAAGCAGATGTACCGTTCTTGTATGCAGTCGCTGAGAAGTACAAAGCTCCTCATGTCTCCATTACGACATCGAGCGGAAAATTACATCAGCATGAAGCTAAAGGGAATCCTATCCACCCCATGCTTTACCTCGATGTCAACACCCTTAACAATGGGAACCTGAGCATTTGGCAGAAATTCTCCGAACTCTACAGACACGTTAAGACAAAGCACGAATTTTACAACCATTACCTTCCGTTGTCTCATGTGGCCGCTGAGAAGCTTCTTGATCTCAAGCGTGATCTTCAAGAAGTTGAGTATGATATAGATCTGTTGCTGGTTGCAGCTAATCCGATAGTTGCTGGAAATAGACCAACCGTCCCAGCTGTTATCTATGGTGATCGAATGCACATTAAACCAGGACTTGTGTTGCCTCAA AATCTACAATCTCTCCTAGACGCAGCTACAAAAGGAGTGATTTACTTCAGCTTGGGTGCGATTGAAGAATCAGAAAATCTATCAAAAGATACGCTGCAGACATTAGCTGATGCCTTCCGCGAGCTTCCATTCACTGTCCTTTGGAAAATCGGCAATACCACCTCTTTTAATAAACCTAACAATGTAATTGCTGAAGCCTGGTTCCCTCAGCAGGAAATCTTGG CTCATCCAAACGTGAAAGCGTTCATCACTCATGGAGGTCCACGTTCATTAGAAGAAGCCATTTACTACAAAGTGCCGGTTGTCGGATTCCCAACTATCAGGGGCAGAAAAGTTTTCATCGGACAACTCACTAAGTTTGGTGCTGGTGAAATCCTTGACCCTTACTACTTGGACAAGGAAACTGTTAAAGCTACTGTATCTGTTGTAGCGACCGATCaaaa gtacaaaAAGGCTATCACTGACATCAAGGAGGTAACTGAAGATCCTGTGATTTCTGGGCCCGAAAACGCTGTTTGGTGGACGGAGTACGTCTTGCGTCACAATGGAGCCAAACATCTTCGCTCTCCGGCTGTTGGCGTCTCGTTCATCCGGTATTACATGTTGGATGTTATAGCTTTCCTTCTCGCTCTAGCTGCGCTCTACCTCTACCTTTCCTTCGTGATGCTGAGATTCATTGTGAGACGTCTGTGCTTGCGATTCTCGGCAAGGCGCGAACTTGGCGGGAAATTTAAGGCCTTgtaa
- the LOC134673489 gene encoding cyclin-dependent kinase 20-like translates to MDKDVSNYSVVGRIGEGAHGLVFKAKHLPTGREVALKKILIKNLEDGIPVNVMREIKALQLLRCKYVIKLYEMFPRGMSLVLVLEYMRSGLWDMLHHNQAALTTPVVKSYAQMLLKGTRYMHAHYVMHRDLKPANLLINHEGILKIADLGLARLYWPDGGRPYSHQVATRWYRAPELLYGARFYNEKVDMWAVGCIIAEMILKKPLFAGESDIEQLAIVLQHLGTPTEETWPGHAQLPDFHKITFPESSPTPWSELLPAVEADAVHLIKCCLYYDAHKRISAKQALRHQWFQTRPLPAPLADMPKPISSATLK, encoded by the exons ATGGATAAAGACGTATCAAACTACTCCGTTGTGGGTCGAATAGGCGAAGGCGCCCACGGTCTCGTGTTTAAGGCGAAGCACTTGCCTACGGGGCGCGAGGTGGCGCTGAAGAAGATACTTATTAAAAATCTGGAGGATGGTATACCTGTTAATGTGATGAGGGAGATCAAGGCGTTGCAGCTACTTCggtgtaaatat GTAATAAAGCTGTATGAAATGTTTCCGCGCGGCATGAGCCTGGTATTAGTGCTGGAATACATGCGCTCCGGGCTGTGGGACATGCTGCACCACAACCAGGCCGCGCTGACGACGCCGGTCGTCAAGAGTTACGCGCAGATGCTGCTCAAGGGCACGCGGTACATGCACGCACACTACGTCATGCACAGG GATCTTAAGCCAGCGAATTTACTAATAAACCACGAGGGTATACTGAAGATCGCAGACCTCGGCCTAGCGCGCCTTTACTGGCCTGACGGAGGCCGACCCTACTCGCACCAAGTGGCCACGag GTGGTATCGTGCCCCGGAACTTCTCTACGGGGCAAGATTTTACAACGAGAAGGTTGACATGTGGGCCGTGGGCTGCATCATCGCAGAGATGATACTCAAGAAACCGCTATTTGCT GGTGAATCCGACATCGAACAGCTGGCCATAGTACTCCAGCACCTCGGTACACCGACAGAGGAAACGTGGCCAGGCCACGCCCAGCTGCCAGACTTCCATAAGATCACGTTCCCAGAGTCCTCGCCCACACCTTGGTCTGAGTTGCTCCCAGCGGTGGAAGCGGATGCGGTGCACCTGATCAAGTGCTGTTTGTACTATGATGCTCATAAGAGGATATCCGCTAAGCAG GCTCTACGGCATCAATGGTTCCAGACACGGCCCCTGCCAGCGCCTCTAGCAGATATGCCAAAACCAATAAGTTCTGCTACGCTAAAATAA